One Haloplanus sp. GDY1 DNA window includes the following coding sequences:
- a CDS encoding DUF555 domain-containing protein: MTAWGNGDGGTWFEVQISVPWVVAGTTGVQDVINIAVSEVGKRVNQSSARNSEIVVQDVACPSCGYAYEAALSTTDFALVVLTVIAEFPAESAEESSRVAKLELGVRMKDIPLTVLGARRATSERDAETETDANQESEPESRDTSKEASSNFEGAAVAAESEGAVATARRRRNAHPVGSRDLADTQTAPESPPSGRGVRHVD; encoded by the coding sequence ATGACGGCGTGGGGAAACGGGGATGGCGGCACGTGGTTTGAGGTACAGATTTCGGTTCCGTGGGTGGTCGCGGGCACGACGGGCGTGCAGGATGTAATCAACATCGCAGTCTCGGAGGTCGGCAAGCGCGTGAATCAATCGTCGGCACGGAACTCCGAGATCGTCGTACAGGATGTGGCGTGTCCGTCCTGCGGGTATGCGTATGAAGCCGCGCTCTCGACGACGGACTTCGCGCTGGTGGTACTGACGGTCATCGCGGAGTTTCCAGCGGAATCAGCCGAAGAGAGTTCGCGCGTTGCAAAGCTCGAGCTGGGCGTACGGATGAAAGACATCCCATTGACCGTGCTAGGAGCACGGCGCGCGACTTCGGAGAGAGACGCGGAGACGGAGACAGACGCAAACCAAGAATCTGAGCCAGAATCCAGGGATACGTCCAAGGAAGCATCCTCGAATTTCGAGGGGGCTGCGGTGGCGGCAGAGAGCGAGGGAGCGGTTGCGACGGCGAGGCGTCGGAGAAATGCACACCCAGTTGGGTCCAGGGACTTGGCGGACACACAGACCGCTCCAGAATCCCCACCGAGCGGGCGGGGCGTGCGACACGTCGACTGA
- a CDS encoding helix-turn-helix domain-containing protein — protein sequence MSTPDETTSDLDTVRERLSVVTQETRFSLVQDILGHPSGLPTLKELDYVNPSRSQTTIRQHLQRLVGAGIVEKVELPDDRRQNDLPYTFYGVSEEGHRFLKDHKLLRAEETLREIYDRVEKTAEIERYESAPRPER from the coding sequence ATGAGTACCCCCGACGAGACCACAAGCGATCTCGACACCGTTCGCGAGCGGCTCAGCGTCGTCACCCAAGAGACGCGGTTTTCGCTCGTCCAGGATATCCTCGGGCATCCGTCGGGACTGCCGACGCTGAAGGAACTGGACTACGTTAATCCGAGCCGGAGCCAAACAACGATCCGCCAGCATCTCCAACGCCTCGTAGGGGCAGGAATCGTGGAGAAAGTCGAACTCCCCGACGACCGCCGGCAGAACGATCTGCCATACACGTTCTACGGGGTCAGCGAAGAAGGGCATCGATTCCTCAAGGATCACAAGCTCCTTCGCGCCGAGGAGACACTCCGAGAGATCTACGACCGTGTCGAGAAAACCGCCGAGATCGAGCGCTACGAGTCCGCCCCGCGTCCTGAGCGATAA
- a CDS encoding replication factor A (Replication protein A protects and stabilize the intermediate ssDNA that is generated by the unwinding action of a DNA helicase at the replication fork. In addition, SSBs prevent the formation of secondary structures by single-stranded template DNA.), with protein MSTNATPPNSAVDASNDDLATAATDLIEQFPDDVESDLPTVDDIVTRLDQMVNSYNVPLGEATRATRNHYLDALGIEYDDLALRSQNAGDAALDAIDTDGQWVTITVKVVDLWEPTSDSIAQVGLIGDETGRLKFTKWAKANLPELEDGGVYRLDNVVTSEYEGRYSINLNSRSTIERVDDDIEVGDNAEEMTIEAPMVAIQSGSGLIKRCPHEDCTRVLQDGRCAEHGTVEGVFDLRIKAVFDDGVSVQHAIFDQDATEALADTTIEEAKQHAMDALDTTVVANDLTDALVGRYYRVTGRVIGKYLLVDEADPLP; from the coding sequence ATGTCCACAAACGCAACACCACCAAATTCGGCGGTCGACGCCTCTAACGACGACCTCGCAACGGCCGCGACCGACCTCATCGAACAGTTCCCTGACGATGTCGAAAGCGACCTTCCAACCGTCGATGACATCGTCACCCGGCTCGACCAGATGGTCAACTCCTACAACGTGCCGCTCGGAGAGGCCACTCGCGCCACTCGCAACCACTACCTCGACGCCCTCGGTATCGAATACGACGACCTCGCGCTCCGCTCACAGAACGCCGGTGACGCAGCGCTCGACGCCATCGACACCGACGGTCAGTGGGTTACTATTACGGTCAAAGTCGTCGACCTGTGGGAGCCCACCAGCGACAGCATCGCTCAGGTCGGACTCATCGGCGACGAGACTGGCCGCCTCAAGTTCACCAAGTGGGCGAAAGCCAACCTCCCCGAACTCGAAGACGGTGGCGTCTATCGTTTAGACAACGTCGTCACCAGCGAATACGAAGGCCGCTACTCCATCAATCTCAACTCTCGGTCGACAATCGAGCGCGTCGATGATGATATCGAAGTCGGTGACAACGCCGAGGAGATGACCATCGAGGCTCCGATGGTCGCGATCCAGAGCGGCTCCGGTCTCATCAAGCGCTGTCCCCATGAGGACTGTACGCGCGTGCTCCAGGATGGCCGGTGTGCCGAACACGGAACGGTTGAGGGCGTGTTCGACCTCCGCATCAAGGCCGTCTTTGACGACGGCGTGAGCGTCCAGCACGCCATCTTCGATCAGGACGCGACCGAAGCCCTCGCCGACACCACAATCGAGGAGGCGAAACAGCACGCGATGGACGCCCTCGATACGACCGTCGTCGCGAACGACCTCACCGACGCGCTCGTCGGCCGCTACTACCGCGTCACCGGCCGCGTCATCGGGAAATATCTTCTCGTCGACGAAGCCGACCCGCTCCCGTAA
- a CDS encoding DNA-binding protein: protein MSDSVSTADSSTDNTQRQGRQVAKRAFAAELNDATHVFTESDEERAPNFALLPSGESANRYFFVGTITEVTDVGKDSEYWQARIVDPTGTVFAYAGQYQPEAAAFLSQLEPPAYVALTAKPSTYETDDGDVNVSLRPETITHVDEATRNQWVRETVERMATRLEAFESDNVDGSNPYIAMSREQYGETLSLDTYHAVLNDAREDVGMDAVPVPDSGPGVDEGESEEEDHRENEDAIDEAALAAAVANADRAE from the coding sequence ATGAGCGACTCAGTATCCACAGCCGACAGCAGCACCGACAATACCCAGCGACAGGGCCGACAAGTCGCAAAGCGTGCCTTCGCCGCCGAACTCAACGACGCAACCCACGTCTTCACGGAGAGCGACGAAGAGCGGGCCCCGAACTTCGCGCTGCTCCCCAGCGGCGAGTCCGCGAACCGCTATTTCTTCGTCGGGACCATCACCGAGGTCACCGACGTTGGCAAGGACAGCGAGTATTGGCAGGCCCGAATCGTCGACCCCACGGGGACGGTCTTCGCCTACGCCGGTCAGTACCAGCCCGAGGCCGCCGCGTTCCTCTCCCAGCTCGAACCGCCCGCGTACGTCGCGCTCACCGCGAAGCCCAGCACGTACGAAACCGATGACGGCGATGTGAACGTCTCGCTCCGACCCGAGACCATCACCCACGTCGATGAAGCCACTCGAAATCAGTGGGTGCGCGAAACCGTCGAACGGATGGCTACACGACTTGAGGCATTCGAGTCCGACAACGTCGACGGCTCCAATCCTTACATCGCGATGAGCCGCGAACAGTACGGCGAAACCCTCTCACTCGACACCTACCACGCGGTGCTCAACGACGCCCGTGAAGACGTTGGGATGGACGCAGTCCCCGTCCCTGACTCCGGCCCCGGCGTCGACGAAGGCGAAAGCGAGGAGGAGGACCACAGGGAGAACGAGGACGCCATCGACGAAGCAGCCCTTGCTGCAGCTGTTGCGAACGCCGACCGTGCGGAGTGA
- a CDS encoding transcription initiation factor IIB, with amino-acid sequence MTTDDGDRQPARGGTPTTIRRHDKGLPTQIGYYRDGYGNQLSSKTQRRFNRLRKWDDRAKASSTHLQSLRTGLGEIARLVSATDLPTSIHDRAARLFRDAWDANLLRGRSIEAIATASIFAACRLERLPRFLEELATVARVEETDIKNAYKLLNRELDLATPPPLPQDFLPRLANAVDAHRRVERRAHQLVTAPAVGILANGRQPAGVAAACLYHAHKESEMKNLRLTQQRLADAGYTTSTTIRNVRRKLLALNDASDLPDPDATLADYPR; translated from the coding sequence GTGACGACCGACGATGGTGACCGACAACCCGCCCGAGGCGGTACTCCCACCACTATCCGCCGCCACGACAAGGGACTCCCGACCCAGATCGGCTACTACAGAGATGGCTACGGGAACCAACTTTCCTCCAAGACGCAGCGCCGATTCAATCGCCTGCGGAAATGGGACGACCGCGCGAAAGCGAGCTCTACCCACCTCCAGTCGCTTCGCACCGGCCTCGGTGAAATCGCCCGCCTCGTGAGTGCCACCGATCTCCCCACATCCATCCACGACCGCGCTGCGAGACTCTTCCGCGACGCTTGGGACGCAAACCTCCTACGCGGACGCTCCATCGAGGCCATCGCGACTGCCAGCATCTTCGCGGCCTGTCGCCTCGAACGCCTCCCGCGCTTCCTCGAAGAACTGGCTACCGTCGCCCGCGTCGAAGAAACCGACATTAAGAATGCGTATAAACTCCTGAATCGCGAACTCGACCTCGCAACGCCACCCCCGCTCCCGCAGGACTTCCTCCCCCGACTCGCGAACGCCGTCGACGCTCACCGACGTGTCGAACGCCGAGCCCATCAGCTCGTCACCGCACCCGCTGTCGGCATCCTCGCTAACGGCCGACAGCCCGCCGGCGTCGCCGCCGCCTGTCTGTATCACGCTCACAAAGAGAGCGAGATGAAGAATCTCCGGCTCACACAGCAGCGACTTGCCGACGCAGGCTACACCACGAGCACGACCATCCGCAATGTCCGTCGCAAACTCCTCGCACTCAACGATGCGTCCGACCTTCCCGATCCCGACGCCACCCTCGCCGATTACCCCCGGTGA
- a CDS encoding DNA polymerase sliding clamp, with protein sequence MKGGAIKEFVGTLRAIVDEAKIRVGPDGLHTRAVDPANVAMYDVSLTAGAFESYSATDGVLGVNLERFEEVLKLAKKDDLVQLSFDTTTFKLIIHIDGVEFTMALIDPDSIRKEPEIPEMDLPISFTLEEGQISRGVKAADMISDHIRFRCDETEATVYIEAEGDTDDVSLELAESDLVALTAAEGQALYSLDYVKDISKQFPKGTEITLTFGGDFPMMLEYEFSDGECDVLAMLAPRIQSD encoded by the coding sequence ATCAAAGGTGGTGCAATCAAGGAGTTCGTCGGTACGCTTCGGGCCATCGTTGACGAAGCGAAGATTCGCGTCGGCCCGGACGGTCTTCACACCCGCGCGGTCGATCCCGCTAATGTCGCGATGTACGATGTCAGCCTCACGGCCGGGGCCTTCGAGTCCTACAGCGCGACCGATGGCGTCCTCGGAGTCAACCTCGAACGCTTCGAGGAAGTTCTGAAACTCGCCAAGAAAGACGACCTCGTCCAGCTCTCGTTCGATACGACGACGTTCAAGCTCATCATTCACATCGACGGTGTCGAGTTCACGATGGCGCTCATCGACCCCGACAGCATCCGCAAAGAGCCCGAGATCCCCGAGATGGACCTCCCCATCTCGTTCACGCTTGAGGAAGGACAGATCTCCCGAGGCGTGAAGGCCGCCGACATGATCTCAGACCACATCCGCTTCCGCTGCGATGAGACCGAGGCGACCGTCTACATTGAGGCCGAGGGCGACACCGACGACGTCAGTCTCGAACTCGCAGAGAGCGATCTCGTCGCACTCACGGCCGCCGAGGGGCAAGCACTCTACAGCCTCGACTACGTCAAGGACATCTCCAAGCAGTTTCCCAAGGGCACGGAGATCACGCTCACCTTCGGCGGCGACTTCCCCATGATGCTCGAGTACGAGTTCAGCGACGGCGAGTGCGACGTCCTCGCGATGCTTGCCCCGCGCATCCAGAGCGACTAG
- a CDS encoding DUF6166 domain-containing protein — protein sequence MPSKTDYSRKTKWKTGPYRGERSIGGNFVYSGENLLDKHLFVHRVAPGGFDWGCDASDEKAGQLAIALLAPFKSVDYAVKNYHLFAENFVRRELTEDSWELKRSDFRNPDYLRAIDGRDYPENTAPGPEDVPDLEDVDFDTITYAEEIALAEKYDDLLWHHGNRRDNLRRLLDIWNGDEDPSSDSVSSSRLYRLSGLSIPSNARSTLVHEFDTMGDLAGWVCFGRHHHRLNGISEATAKKLRAARPGFIQYFGGEEYIPVHEGREMTLSEATGGESAQQTFRSALADGSSEDA from the coding sequence ATGCCATCAAAAACCGATTACTCCAGGAAAACGAAGTGGAAGACCGGACCATACAGAGGCGAGCGCTCCATCGGAGGCAACTTCGTCTACTCCGGCGAAAACCTGCTCGACAAGCATCTTTTCGTCCACCGCGTCGCCCCTGGCGGCTTCGACTGGGGATGCGACGCTTCCGACGAGAAAGCTGGCCAACTCGCCATCGCCCTGCTCGCGCCGTTCAAGAGCGTTGACTACGCGGTCAAGAACTACCATCTGTTCGCCGAGAACTTCGTCCGACGTGAGCTAACCGAGGATTCGTGGGAGCTCAAGCGAAGCGACTTCCGCAATCCAGACTATCTTCGCGCTATCGACGGTCGAGATTACCCCGAGAATACCGCGCCCGGACCAGAGGATGTACCTGACCTCGAGGATGTCGACTTCGACACCATCACCTACGCGGAGGAGATCGCCCTCGCCGAAAAATACGACGACCTCCTCTGGCACCACGGTAATCGCCGAGACAACCTTCGACGCCTCCTCGACATCTGGAACGGCGACGAAGACCCGAGCAGCGACTCGGTCTCCTCGAGCAGGCTCTACCGGCTTTCAGGACTCAGCATTCCCTCGAACGCCCGCAGTACGCTCGTCCACGAGTTCGACACAATGGGCGACCTCGCCGGGTGGGTCTGCTTCGGTCGCCACCACCACCGACTGAACGGCATCAGCGAAGCCACCGCGAAGAAACTCCGAGCTGCTCGCCCTGGCTTCATTCAGTACTTCGGCGGGGAGGAGTACATCCCCGTCCACGAAGGCCGGGAGATGACGCTCTCGGAAGCCACGGGCGGCGAGAGCGCCCAACAGACGTTCCGGAGCGCCCTAGCTGACGGCTCCTCAGAGGATGCCTGA